tgtgatttattcccctcGTGCACCTTCGGGCAATGCACgaggggaataaatcacataaccacgAGCTGAAAGCCAATAAACGGCTTGTTTTTACATTGGCGAGGATTCCTCAGGGGATGTAAAAATACATTGAAGAAAAATGCCactattgtttatttttcttttgttgttcacTCCATGCTGGCACTGGTGGCATTCACAAGTTTCTCCtctttttaattatgttagtttttcaaagtcgcaTTTCGAAACAGGTGTTCGTAGTGAATGCTAGAAACAGCCTACAGAGCCTAGCAGTGTCGAGCGAGTCAGAGTCAGAAGTAGAACCGTTTATCACTCAAACTAAAGCAGCCTTAGTGGCGGTACTGCAATTGAAGATTCCGGGCGAGGGATCACTACTGTAACTGACAAGGAAATTCAGTCGAGGAATGAAGCAAGAATAccaaaaaacacaaagaggtcAACTACATGTCTTTATGGGGTACACGAGTTTGGGATACACTGGGTTAAAGAGCGGAACGCCTTAGGATGAGTGACACTTTCGTGGTAGCTCCACACCGTGGAATTTTAAAGACGCTGTTCAATTTCGAACTGTAATTCTGGCGGTGAAACTACGATGAACCACCAACTAAGAAAATCCGCGAATGTGGCGCAAAAGAAACGCAGCTCAGTTTCATTTTAGTAATTGTAACGTCTTGTTTAATATATTTCCAATAAACATTTGTAAATTTGTTCTTCATGAAAagctaattaaaatgcgaggggattGTGTATTAAGCAAGGGGGAAAGTCACTTTATtgtatagatactgatgaaataccatgatttttccttttactaaaatatcatatcttcatcgcgcgcagtgaagatgctattttcatctttcacgtgtgaggatattggcgTCGCCACGGTTACTAACATGACCAGCCAATTACAAGAGAGCTTCCCGCTCAGGTTACTAAGTATTAgtgtctttatttctcctttataactttacaTCCGAGTTTCATCatatttttgtgacaggcattttgcgataggtgaccactttagTTGCACTGAgttgcactattttgctgtttcgaaaatgaataaaaaaagttgtgttttatgtaggaatttcagcAGTAACTatgaaataaacagaacattacatggccgcttggggatacgaattttatcttctcgtgctcCAAAGTATCtctttcagcactcgaagataaaattcgtatacccgcgcggccatgtaatatcctctatttaataTCCCCTTGCATATTAATAAATAATCCCCTCGAATTTTAATTAGCTGTTCATTAGCCCCGCTCTtcccttcaaacaatcaaagccgCACCCAGCTTTTCAGACGGTTGACTCGGGGGTTATGTAGTATTTTCCCCccgaaaagaacaaaggaatccgagCTCATGTAAAAATAAgcatatgtgaactgcggagtgaagaattatttgaaggacGATCATTGTATACGCagcttatgcagttgcgaaaagaaagctagactgcaaaacagtccgtagtTTTGCGTACTCAaatacgcgcgagcagtcaaacaaaacgtCTAGAACGAGGCTAAAAACAGAGGGCGAGAACTGTTACGCCAAACTTTACCGTTTCGTTTACTgttatgagaaaaaaaccgactgttttgcagtctaaaagctgaaaaaaaattcaggcttttacgggattcgaacccttgacctctgcgataccgatgcagtgctctaccaattaagctaacaagccaactgggagcaggtcgttgaattggttcgtgataaacccgtgaaaggataatgatgaaattatgaatatatgaaaatcctTTCACGGCTTTATCACGAACCAATTtaacgacctgctcccagttggcttgttagcttaattggtagtGCAATTTTTGAACCAACGTTTCAAATTGGATTTGTCAGTTTGATCGGGAAAGTTTCTGCATTTAGTAGGAGTCACAGGTGATGAGTTCTTCAAACTGTCAAGGGTCACCCTCAGCTCTCCAAATAATGCTAGtttgattttagtttctttggctggTGCATGTCCCGAAGTATAAAACGAAATGgctctttgaagaacagtggcTGATGGTAGATTTTCGCATGTCGATTTAACGGCTCTATCGAAAATTTGATAAAGAGAAAGAGCACTTTTCCACAAGGTCTTGGAAAAGCGAAAATAAAAATCTATAAGCAACACAGCCAGTCCCCACAGGGATTTGAAAGTTCGACCAGCATCCTACGGAATTATATACAGGAAAGAGACTTGGCTGTGAAGAGAATCTATTGCTTATCAGCGCGCTACAACAAGTGTCTAGGTACAAAGTCTACACTCAACAGGTTTTTGTCACTCGGTAGTAGGTGGAATTAAAATTAGCCATATAGACTTCTTAATATAGTGTTCAATGCCTCTGACGTCGGTGACGATACAAAAATGGCACGATTGCTAAGCGGAGCAGAACTGAGTAAAATGATCTCGGTGGTTTTCTAGAGAATAATATCTTGAACACCAAGATATGTCAGATCAGGATGTTACTGCAAGCGGCTATTTTCCTGGAAATTAGAATGGAAGACACAAGCGTGAACTTTCCTtgcatctttaatttttttcctctggTCTGACAATCATGGACTCTTCTCAGCCCAAAGGCGTGTCCGCCAGTTTCTCTTTTGTTAAATTTTCACTGACAAATCGGATAATCTTCGTTAAAATTTTCAGTGGTATAACTCTGAAGTGCAAACGTTTAACGAATAAGTTATTAAGCTGTGACGTCTCATAACCTGTTAACATATCGCAATTGACGGAACAAGTCACTGTTAATTGTTTCTAGTAATGTCGTTTTATTTTCCCAAACGCTTGAGGTCGCTGCGTTCGTTGgtgtcttttttatttgttggcCTTCTCTACATTGTCTACTCTGTCTTTTTTCCGTACCATGGAAACGAAGAAAGGGTTTATTTTGGACACAATTTGACAAGAAACGCCTCATATTTCCAAGCTAACACAGGCCAACACCTTTCACTCTTGGCTAACCATTTCAAGCAATTGGTGGAACAATATGAAAATGAACGCACAAACATGGAAAAAAGTCTGGATCGTGAAGCGAAGATTACTCTGCTTAACAACCAAACCAAACTGGCATCTGGCGGATCAGGAGAAGTTTTCAAGCAGAGTGTTGTTTGCGGTAGTAGTGATATTTTCCTTCTCATTCAAGTCCACTCCAGTCCAAATAACTTTATGAAGCGACATGCCATTAGGCTCTCATGGGgaaatttggaacactttatcGGCCATCGACAAGGAGTGATTGTTCGAAGGTTAGGTTAcgacccggggggggggggggggactccgcatatgaaaggggtggggatgctcgtcgtctcgcttaggggtgtaaatttcggattttggtctcacttagggtgttctgggcaaaacaccatcatatttagccgtgaaggtctcgtttagggttgcacgtgaaaaaatataaaaatatatatattgcctgtgttttaacatggtctcttttaggggtcaaaaaaagcttgggccacgcccagatagGTCTCCtataggggtttaattcaaaattcccGACGAGCAttcccacccctttcatatgcggagtgcCCCCGGGGGTTACGATTATTATCTCAGTGATTATAAACAGTGTAAATTGCTTGagagcagaagaaataagcctctTATTTAAGCCCTTTCAATTATTGATTAATCATCTTTAGtagaaatgaaaattcaaataaTTCTTTCACTTTAATGCAGTGATCATCCTGAAGCTTGTGCAGAACTTGCCGCCATTTTCtcaatttagatttttttcgCATTTCTGATCTAGACCTTCGTTAATTTATCGGCGGAAATATTGGCGCCATTATGCGTGGAACATCTAATAATTAATGGTGTCAACCTTATTCCCAGGGCCCTCTCTCTTCCCCGCTTGAGAAAAACAGGGGAAACTGGAAACTATGTTACATGTAACGACGATGTCCGAAAGATCTTTTCACAAGGATCTATAAAactaaaacttaaaattaatatatttgTAACCAATGAAACAAAGGGAATGAGGCCTATTCATTCTCTTTTGATGAAGGAGACTAAACCTCTCGTAATCATTGTTCtctttttacaataattattccacAATGTCCTCGTTTTACTTCATAAGAAATTATATCTTTACTAGCATTTGCAGGAGACTTAGGTGTATTAGCCGGGGGCTTGCAGCTTACCGTATTATGTATATACAGCATGCAATtctttcatatattttcaaCAGGGTTTGGAAAACTGTATTTATCGTTGGCAAGAGTTTGGATCCAACGACAGATCGTCTTGTAGTTCAGGAAGCTGCCATTTACAAGGACATCGTTATAGGAACGTTCGAGGACACATTTCGAAACTTATACAAAAAGATGATCTGGGGTCTTACTTGGCCAATGGAAGAAAACTGCAGTGCTTCATACATCCTTAAAACAGATGAAGattgttttgttaatattgGAAATATCCTTAATTGGCTTGACAGATATCACATAATTACAAATGGAACACAACCGATATACGCCGGTCGACGGCAGGATAATATGCCAGCCGTTCGGGACAAGGAAAATCGCTACTATCTGTCTGAAGAGGAATTCCCTGAAGAAGAATTTTACCCGTACGCTTCAGGAGGTGGTTACGTTTTCAGTGGAACATTATTGCCTCTTCTTTCCAATGTTTCAAAAACCGCGCCGTTATTCCCAAACGAGGACGCATTATTTGGTTCGCTCATGCGTAGAATCGGAGTGGAGCCAACAGATAATACCAAGATTATTCCTCTGGTGTACTGTGAACGTGCTCACAAGATTCGAGAGGAGCGTATGTGCAGTATATCAAAACAGTTTATACTGCATGGCGTGAAAGGGAAAGAACAACTTAAAATGCACTTCGATAGCGCATTATTCAGCTCTGTTTCTTCGCTCTGTTTGGGACTGCCAGACAGCGACGACGAGATGCGAGATCGTTGCGAATACGACAAATAAAAACGTCAGTACAGTTATATTGTTTGCGTTCCATTGAAATGTAATCGGTCTAGGCAAATCAGTGGCTATTCCCTACACTAAATGAATACCCCCTACGACACTGAATACGCCACTGCAGAGAAGAACAGGTTGGCGAAGTCTTTCGTGCTCAATCCGCCGGTCAAACGTCTaagattttgaatttcttgttgttgttgttatttaatttcaattaaggGACACATGGACAAGGATCTATAAAAGATCAAGAGAAAATTATTTAATCTGGATTAGTTTAGCCAAGAAGCCGTTTAGGATTAGTTTGGCCATATAAGTTATATGCTTTTTGGTTTGaccatattttaatttcttcagATAATGAGCTCCGTTTTGCTAAAACTGACGCGCACTCGAGTAATATTCTGTTGACAAATAACACGGCGGCAGTAATACCAATTCAATTTTTGAATACTTAGAACTTTCTTGAGTAAAGTTTAGTTACAATGACCTCAGGAACTTTTATGGggaattcttttgttctttgaaATTTCCCCGGGGCAATTTTCCCTTTGGAAAATCGAGCGCTGgcttttaataaatttaaaaaaacacgtCACCTTAATGAGTTTGTACGCTTGGGCCtgcgatacagtcaggtgacacGTGTCAGCGGATACCATttgtgacagctgtcaattgaccataacatggatgtccataaGGCTGTCCACTATTTAGGTAAACACAGATTGCATATGCCTTGGACAGCTagctacagtctcagtcaaaattgttgggacactttgcCGTCTTCGTGCCCTCCCAATGTTGGTGGACAAGATTTGGTGAGTTAACTTTGATAAACAACATTGGAAGGACGAGGAGACGGgccagaagtaaaaaaaaaacggcgtTTAGGtggaagtgtcccaactattgttgtctgagactgtagtATAGTAATGCTCGGCGATTACACGATAACAGCCAACCAGAGCGCGCGCACTATTGTAGACATATAATCAGGGCAGCCTCAGAGCTCAGACCGATTATCCTTTATATATTGCGCATGTCACCACCACTATGTAAAATCTATCTTTAATAGACAGAAACTAGCAGGAAACGTAAGTAATTTACTTCCTAGACATCGCTTAAAAAACTAGACATTATAGCAGACATAATGTAATTTATGGCAAGGCATGGTGCCCACATGATAACTCGCTAGGTCAGGCTGTACCAGATACTGCAAATCTAGCCAATGAGGTTATAGGGCGGTGTCAGGGTTAAGTAAGTATGTCGAGGTATTTTCCCAGTAATTCTTCCTTCTCCCCCTCGTCATCAACTCGGTCAGATCTCGAGCAAAatctttccctcctcctcccttTCACCTGCCTGCGGGTTATTATTGTTCACGGTATttcctatttcttcttttttcattttcttatttagtTGTGTAGTTTTTGGCGGAATTTTTCTTGCCCCATTCTTTAGTTAATCGGTTTACATATATCGATGTGTtgtgattctgttagctttgatttcattaaacctGCCACAATAGTAATTACTTAGTAATTTAGTTCCTAGACTTCGCTCATACATAATGTATCATCTTCTGTCACTACtgatagttttcagtttttgcaCTTATCATCAGCTACCTCAAAATGTAATTCCTCAAGTCTGACCCTGGCTTGTAAATATAAAGGTTACTGATATTGCTTAAGTTGTAATGCAAATATGTACGTATTTGTCCGACTTTTCCGTTTTGTAACATGGCTCAGCGCACGTTTAGCTAAGTGTACTCAAGTATACAGCTAAATcaaaaaaggttgctttgggaatTGGTCATTGTTAATTGGACATTGGGCACTTTAGCATCTTGAACAATGCAATGATTTACTTAAGTGATCACCAAACAATAActtcccaatgcccaaagcaacctgtTTTGAATCAGCTGTTTAATAAAAACGGCGGCAGTCCATCCACGTAGCGTTGTAAGTGGGAAATGTTTCTCCATCTTTGCAAGCGCTTGAAGCCGttcgttttgctgttgttgttgacgaTTCTCGGTCTCTTCTTCATGATACGTTCCGTCTCAGTCTTTGTGAAGAGGAAGAACGAAGTCAAAGAACTCAACATTTATCCAAAGCTAACAAAACATAATCACGAATATAACAACACGGACATTGCTGGTGCGGAAGTGAACAAACATTTCTCCCTTCTTCGACAAGATTTAACGAAATTACTCAACCTCTATCAGGCAGAGGGGACCAGATTTCGTAAGAAGGTTAGAATTGTCCAGAAAACGCCATTACTTAGACTGAAATCTAGAAGAAATGTTGGAAAACAAAATGTGGTTTGCAGCAAGGATCTTTTCCTCCTCATTCAAGTACACTCGAGTCCAGAGAACTTCATGAATCGACTTGCCATCAGGCTATCATGGGGAAAtatgaaacattttattggccaaggaaattttccaaaaaggtAACAAATCTTTAATTGTAACTCAGATTTTACTTAGTATGCAATTCTCTTTAGGCTGACCCTTTAAACAATAATTACCATTTatagctttgttttaatttcatatacactcttttttttttttataagaatgttgttctttcggcccaggctgaatattcttatttttctgccgattttaggctgaaaatattcttgtattattcttaaataaaGCCCagtgctgtttttgttttcgctaggttttgttatttaaaaaggaaagaatttgtTCATAATATTTTTTAGCGGTTTAGTTTATGTCTTTTGTGCTGaatactgtacatatgtattacatgtaccgttcatcgaactgtcattacCGTTGAACATTTTGCTTTAGCTActgcaggttttttcgttttgttggctagttttgccgttcagagaaaggaaaaattttatatggttaagttaaaaacataaaattgtattgtgtTTACAGATAGTGTACTGTAAATAAAACCCGTTGCGCAACACAATATACTTCGCACGTGAGGGTGATACTGGTACCTGACCCCAAcggctttttttttctgtactgtttgaaattaaagagcAAATATTGACAGGTAAATTTCTTAACCTCgcgaaaagtcaaaatttccgAATAACtaaccgttccattcgtctgagatttttcagaggttttctaCTAACTTACCGGTTGCTAGGGGGAAAGATCTTACTTAGCCCTTGCTCAATCAAGCAGACCAATCAATCAATACCTTTATTTAAGTGGCAAACTAACATAGCAGTGGAGGAACCCGGGGTAGAGGAAAAACTAAATGGGGACactacaaattaaaataagCAATTATTGTAGCAGTTAAAATCGAATTAAAACTATTTACGAGTGTATCGTTATTGACTATAGACCGAAGTCTAAAATTTATAAGATTATTGCATGTGTATAATTAATAAATCAAAAAAGTGTGTATGAGCTTAGTAAAAATAGTAGTGGTTACGCACCACATAGAGTGCAATTTAAGCACTGAGCGTCGGCAAGGAATTTAGGTCAAGGTGTAGAATATGCTGCTTGAACACAGATAGTGTAGGAAGGTCCCTGATCTTTTTGGGCAGTAGATTCCATGCAACTTAGGGCCAATATACCTAATAGAATGCTTCCCATGTTTAATCGTATTAAATCTACACATTACAAATTCCTTGTTCCTCAGAGGATATTTGGTATCTGTCCTCTGGAAAAGATCAGCAATGTATTTAGGACtcttattttaatgttttttttttatttgtaactaTTTGGGACTAAATGTTAGATACTGTTTCACAGGTttagtaaaatcactctaagcTAGAGACTAAACGTTCCCTAGAATGTTCGGGTACTCCACGTCCTCAAACTTTGAATTGCCGGTCTGATTTGTAGCAAAGCCTTAATTTCGTTTGCTCGATTTTGGTTACTCGAGAAAGTAGACTCTTAATCTTTTCTCCTCCTCaatcaagaaagcaaaaagaggCTTATCTAGCAGGTTAGCAGGGGTGCCACAAAAAAGGTACAGCGCTCTGGCCGTGTGTGGGTTGAGTCATCCATTcgtatatttattcatttacggTATATATAAGACAAAACGTTCCCTAGAATTTTTTGGGTACTCTTTCACCTGCCAGTCTGCCAGCAGAGACgcctttctttcgcttgctcGATTTTGGTTTCTCGATGAAGactttcttttctccttctGTCACACAAAATGTACAGCTAACTAATAGTGGTGGATCGAGTCATTTATCcttgatttatttattaatttctaGGTCATGGAAAACTGTATTTCTCGTTGGAAGGAGTTCTGATCCCAAGACAAATTTTTTGGTAACTCGAGAGGCTGCCATTCACAAAGATATCGTCGTGGGAAAGTTTAACGATACTTTTCGAAACTTGTACAAGAAGATGATTTTAAGCATCTCATGGCCACTAGAAGAAAAATGCAGCGCTTCATATATCCTTAAAACGGATGAAGATTGTTTTGTTAATATTCGAAACCTCCTTAACCTGCTTGACAGATATCACATAACAAACGGAACGCAACCGATATACGCCGGTCGACGGCAGGATGATATGCCGGTCATTAGGGACATAGAAGATCGTTACTATGTCTCTGAAAAGGAGTTTCCAGAGCCGTATTTTTACCCCTATGTGTCTGGGGGAGGTTATGTGTTCAGTGGCAATTTGCTGCCTCTTCTTGTTAACGTTTCAAAGACCGCACCCTTATTTCCAAACGAGGACGCGTTGCTTGGTTCTTTAATGCATAGAATCGGAGTTGAACCGGCAGACCATGTCAAGTTTATCCCTTTCATATTTTGCGAAGGGAACTCCCGAGACGAACTTATAGAGACACAAATGTGTGCTTTGTCAAGACAAATTATAGTACATGGCGTTGAAGGGCAACAGCAacttaaaatacatttttataACGCCCTTCTAAATTCCCTTCCTTCTCTTTGCTCCTTGCAAGATAGATATGAGAACATTCGAGATAAATGTGGACGACTTCAAGAGTGAGATGAATGGTGAGAGTATGAAAAAGGATGTCACTGCTTACGCTAAGAGATAATAATAGATAGAGAGTGCAACGCCCAGTCTGGCCCTTGGgataaattcaaatttcaccaaagttattctCAGACTAATTAAACGCTTAAAATTAATCAGAAGTTGGTTTCTGGAGAGGTATGCAAACTTTACGCTTTTAGTTACGCTTAAGTTGGACTTGCCATAAAAGGCTGCGGTAGTTCTGGCACAGCCCGTGGTTAATTCTATGTACTTCTTGTATTATGTCATGTGCATTGGCGAGgagttaaataaaataaaataagccatCCCCAATCCCCAACGATCCCTAACCTTGTTCCCAGGACTCTCTCCTACTCCTTCCAAAGGAACCCAATCGATATACGCGGGTAGACGGCAGGATAATATACCAGTCGTTTTGGAAGCTAAACTTCTGATTCATACTCTGCTACTTCGTGTGAATACGATAACGTGGAAGTCAAAGAAAAATCAGTAATGTTTCAtgcttcttaaattatagctggAAAAGTCGgtgtctttttattttaatttttcacatttaaatCTCTTCATTGGTCAATTTTCGATATGTAGCTGatgtattttatttgaaaattggcCGGGGGAATCCAGTTATTCTGTCTAACTAGTCGTGCAAGCGTTGTTTTGGAATCGCTGAAATCAAGAATCGGCTGGGCGTGTTTCTCTGACTTCAACATTTCTAGGAAAACCCGATGCCACGCTGCACGTTCACCAACTGTCATGCGAACTTgaatggaccaatcagaaaaattttaattgtttttttgctgaaaCCAATCAGAGGCAATTTTATTCCAGGGTTTCCCAAGTTATATGCATCTGGTTTGACcatattttcatttcttcagaTAATGAGCTTCTTTTCGCTAAAACTGACGCGCACTCGAGTAATATTTAGTTGACAAATAGCACGGCGGCAGTAATACCAGTTTCAATCTTCAAATGGGCTTCAAATACTTAGAACTGTCTTAGCAAAGTTTAGTTACTATGACCTCGAGAACTTTCATGGggaattcttttgttctttgaaATTTCCCTGAAGCAATTTCACCTTTGGTAAATCGAGCGCTGGCttttaataaattcaaaattcagGCTCGGTCATCACAGTATTTTTAAGAAAGCCTCAAGCTCAGGCCGATTATCTTGTATATATTGCACATGTCACCGTCGCAGTGTAAAATCTTTTAAGAGATAGCAACTAACAGGAAAACGCTTGTAGTTTAGTTCCTAGATACCGCTTTAAAATAATGTATCATGTTCTGTAACTACTGACAGTtttcttttccactttttgCTCTTATCATCAGCTATCTCAAAATGTAAATTCCTCGAGTCTTGCCCTGGCTTGTAAATTAAGTTACAATTGTAAGTcaacaagagccataattaaTTTGTGGATGTTAACGCGTGTCTGGCAAATCTTTCAAGTGCTTACGGCATAGCAGTATGATATGCGCCTTACAACTTACGCCCCGTTCTTTATGACGTCATTCGGTCCACAATCTCGTTCAAACATGAGATTTTCTCTATCGTGGTCGGTGAGTTTGCAAGAGatgaaaattttagttttgCTTTAATACTTTCAAAACTGCTACTCCAGTGAATGTCCCTGAAcaaacacgtaacgcaaaagagtatcgcgGGTATGACTGTACAATGAATACCACAAATTTAACCACAGCGATCCTTTCGGAtcctttacgtcatcctaaccatttcttTCTTTGCGGCGTTAAGCATTGTTCAGGGCTTAAACGTCATCACTACCCAACGATTCCGCGCTTCCCTGTTCAAGCagatcgagattttttctggtatTTGACTTCATACTTTAACTGTAAGTATTTTTCTTTATATACGAGCGAACTACTAGaatgcctcctcgggattttgCCTTCTGGGCGGAATCCCTGCTTGCGGGGGCAATAAATTGATTGATCGATCGATctagcttgtttttaaattgttttgtttacttAGCCTATTAGTATTCAGTTGTGTGAcggttttcttatttatttatttatcattttttcgtATGACTTTGAAGAATGGTTTCGGTAAgggttcgttatttgttttatcagccaatggatgaaaagatcaaatcatggactcttcgttttcccgccaaagaaaaccctaatatggagaaggcattgtttgattggccaatcgtgttgcagtatgacgtcaaagcaaagtatcgattgatttctacaAAGTTCttgggcatgaagttttttcacccgagcgttcgcttaaccactCAAAacccacgcgcgtttgtatccgttcgataaaccaatcaaatcgctctattttcgttcgtttgttgtttctgttttgttcgcgcgttttcatttcaaggtcatacgaaaatcgctctatcatGACACTATACCGGATGGCTTTTGCACCGATGCGAAAATCATACTGGATAGGGCTTTACGTGGAGTCATTTAATCATTGATTCATTTACTTCCAGATCATGGAAAACTGTATTTCTCATTGCAAAGAGTCTCGACCCAAAGGTTAACTTCCTTGTAACTCAAGAAGCTGCCATTCACAAAGACATAGTTATAGGAACATTTGAGGATACATTTCGAAACTTGTACAAAAAGATGATTTTAAGCATCCATTGGCCATTAGTACAAAACTGCAGCGCTTCATA
The sequence above is a segment of the Porites lutea chromosome 3, jaPorLute2.1, whole genome shotgun sequence genome. Coding sequences within it:
- the LOC140931468 gene encoding beta-1,3-galactosyltransferase 1-like, with protein sequence MYIQHAILSYIFNRVWKTVFIVGKSLDPTTDRLVVQEAAIYKDIVIGTFEDTFRNLYKKMIWGLTWPMEENCSASYILKTDEDCFVNIGNILNWLDRYHIITNGTQPIYAGRRQDNMPAVRDKENRYYLSEEEFPEEEFYPYASGGGYVFSGTLLPLLSNVSKTAPLFPNEDALFGSLMRRIGVEPTDNTKIIPLVYCERAHKIREERMCSISKQFILHGVKGKEQLKMHFDSALFSSVSSLCLGLPDSDDEMRDRCEYDK
- the LOC140929293 gene encoding beta-1,3-galactosyltransferase 1-like, with the translated sequence MFLHLCKRLKPFVLLLLLTILGLFFMIRSVSVFVKRKNEVKELNIYPKLTKHNHEYNNTDIAGAEVNKHFSLLRQDLTKLLNLYQAEGTRFRKKVRIVQKTPLLRLKSRRNVGKQNVVCSKDLFLLIQVHSSPENFMNRLAIRLSWGNMKHFIGQGNFPKRSWKTVFLVGRSSDPKTNFLVTREAAIHKDIVVGKFNDTFRNLYKKMILSISWPLEEKCSASYILKTDEDCFVNIRNLLNLLDRYHITNGTQPIYAGRRQDDMPVIRDIEDRYYVSEKEFPEPYFYPYVSGGGYVFSGNLLPLLVNVSKTAPLFPNEDALLGSLMHRIGVEPADHVKFIPFIFCEGNSRDELIETQMCALSRQIIVHGVEGQQQLKIHFYNALLNSLPSLCSLQDRYENIRDKCGRLQE